The genomic region tgatgccttaTGGTAATGGTGGATAGTCGGGACATTGCTTGAAACTAAGGTCTCTCTGCCCTCTTGTAGTAGCTCGattagtcttacttctagagagaggaagttgttggtgagaagtttttaccattgattggtgaATAGTGAGATATTTATAGGTtttatgtgtacctcaaatgatggttTGGCAAGCacggttaccatattcgctatgaatacgccttaccgattcgcgaatcacttatagaaaatgtgttacatgtattttcagtaatcaacttgatagaattcgcttttaacgattTGTGATTCGTAGGGTACCAAGCTAATTtgtaaccatgttggcaagcgtgttgacttgtaaGACCCCGTATTGGCAAGTGAGTCAAGTCGGTTCGGTGTGCctcattaataatattaataataaatgttatgaattttaataataataccaataaatgttatgaattttaataataataataccaataataattataataacaacgacaataataataataataataataataataataataataataataataataataataataataataataataataataataataataataataataataataataataataataataataataataataataataataataataataataataataataataataataatatcaacaacaacaacaacaacaacaacaataacattaacattaacattaacattaataacattattattcattttaataataatattcatcatcatcatcatcatcataataataataataataatagtaataataataaataaataaataaattattaacaatattattaattataattataataataataaataataaataatattaatattaaaaaaatagtattattgttaacaaaattaataataactattatttaaattagtaaagctgaaatgagctgaattTAATGGAATGaatttgaatcgaatcgaatcgaatgaaagtgaatcgaatcgaatggagttgaatgaatcaatcgaatcgaatggagtgaatcgaatcgaatcgaaaatAATCGAATCGAATAAGAAATTGAATCGAAATGGGCTGAAAATAagtcagaaagaacagggccttagtattATCTATAATTTATTCGTAATCATCTGTAATTTTATGATAGCACTAACCCTCTTAACGAGTTACTTAGTCTTCTGTAAGATTGTAAGATGGTTCAATATGATAAAAACTATTCAAACAAATATACCTTACGATGCTCACCTAGGccatgttctttctggctttttagagccgaatcgaatcaatgGGCCGAATGAATCAATCGAatgaatggagtgaatcgaatgaatcgaatggagccgaatttgggtgaatcgaatcgaatagagtgattcgaatcgaatcaattGAATTGAGTGAATTGAAATTTAATCGAAtcgaaataatcatattaatattaataataataaatatttaatattattgttattatcaactataataatactaatattcatagtataatactatttatactaatactATAATTTTTAAggaaaaattataatattatatatgaataatcataaattataataatgaaaaaatagtaattttttactaataatattcttaataacaataataaataataatgtcaatattaataatgatattagtaaaaatagttgtttcgaataaaaacactcaagtaagagTTGCTcgaattcgggtcgggtcaacgcgctcctctcagacgatggcacctcgaacctatgcttgctctctccggATGGATCTTTTACGCGTAACAAATAGGGCCTCGAAGGGTTCGCAATAGGTCTTTCTCTGATGCCTTATGGTACTGGTGGATAGTTGAGACCTTGCTTGAATCTAAGGTTTTCGTgccctctcatagtagctcgagtagtattacttctagagagaggaagttgttggtgagaagtttttaccattgattggtcaataatgaggtatttataggtttctatgtgtacctcaaatgatggcttggaaagcatggttaccatattcgctatgaatacgccttaccgattcgcgattcgcttatagaaaatgtgttatatgtatttttagtaatcaatttgatagaattcgcttttaacgattCGTGATTCGTAGGGTATAGCGAATCCGTAACCATGTTTGCAAGCatgttgacttgtatgaccccgtattggctagtgggtcaagtcggttgagtgtgccccatcaataatattaataataaatgttattaattttaataataataccaataataattataataacaacaacaacaacaacaacaacaacaataataataataataataataataataataataataataataataataataataataataataataataataataataataataataataataataataaaataataataataataataataataataatattaatattaatattaacattaataacattattattcacaacaacaacaacaacaacattaacattaataacattattattcatttcaataataatattcataataataataataataataatagtaattataataaataaattattaataacattattattaacaatattattaaatataataataataataataaagaataataatattaaaaaaatagtgttattgataacaaaattaataataactattaaatttaagatgagtaaagctgaaatgaaatttgaacttaatggagtgaatcgaatcgaacttaatggAGTAGAGCGAATCGAATCTGGATGaatggagccgaatcgaatcaatggagtgaaatttgaaatgaatcgaatcgaatcaatgagCGAATCAATCGAATGAATGAAGTCGAAtcgaactaaactaaactaaatcgAACCGAATAAGTGAAGTGAAAATAAGCGAGAAAAAAACAGGCTCTACTCCCAAATTAGATTACTATTCAACACAATTTGGGCCGTTGATATACCCAAATTACTTTAGCTAACCGTTTCGCAAAATTGGGGCACTGCGCCCATCGGGAACAGTGCAACAACTAGTAAATACAAACGAATGAATGAGGCTTAGTATTACACAACTACAAAATCAAGCTAATTCACCAGTTTATTGTTTGTACGTGAGAATGGCAGCTTCAACCCACGATCAGCTGGTTTCTTTGAAGCTCCTTGTCAGGTAGCACGCAATCTGTTTGAGAAGGACTAGCAAAGTAACCAACTTTGATCTAATATAAATATGTGTTTTTATACTACTTCGCCGGTGTGGTTATGCAACCGATGGTACAAAATATAGAAGGGCTATGGACTATATGAGTTTGTTTGAGAAGGACTAGCAAAGTTGAGGTTTTATGCGAGTCATGCTTATTATCGAGTCATTTTAGATACAGTGGTCATTTTAGATACGGTGGTTATAATGCACGTATATAACAACTACGACTGTGTGTTTTATCTTCGAGCCTATCACTCCCCTTGAAGTATGGGTTAGTTCTGATTGATTTATGTTTAAGTCGAGTACTTTTCAGGaagattaaattatttgaaatgtTCTTTTTTTTTAGTTAGGTCAACTTTAGACGGTACTTAATAAAAATGAATGGATTTGATTTAGGTCATTCTAATAAAGGTATGTTCAAAGGTGACGAGACGGGTTTAGTACGTGTTTAGAGTGTCGATTAAGTGATATTCAAGGTGCCTAAGGGAGGTGTTTTATGGGCCTGGGGGCTGGGCCATAATACATATTTGTGTATTGCGTTCGACGTAACACAATTATATTAGCTCTTGAGATGGATTTATAGCAAGTAACCCGAGAATGGAAGTTGAGCCAAGACCCGAGTTGGAATTATTATCTACCTTTGGGTAGTATTGAAACGAGGCTTAAGATGAAGAAGGCTTTATAGAGAAATATTTCCCCCCTTCTGAAActtcacaactggagaaggcaaTTAGCAATGTCGAAGAATGGTGAGACATAAATGAGTCGTTGGTACAGTAGACGTCGATTTCACTATTGAGATTTTGCTGTGAGCATACACCAAAGAGTAGGTcttctgagagacggtctcttaataaacTTTATTGAGAGATCATtgtataatttttaaaaaaagtggtactaaagataataaaataggtacaaatcatgattaatgataattaaaatgtgtacatttattatgtaaataggtacgaaattactatgtcacgatcaacaacaaaaagggtacgaatgattggtctctcaataacttagtgagaaaccgtctctcccaagttttggTGTACACCAAATTATCGCTATTGTCTAAACCTCTTGTTTTTGTCTAAAACCTTCGAACATGTATGTTTCTTGATTTTGCGTGCATGTCTACTTTGCTAGTTATAATGAGTCTTAAGAGAAGGATCATTTTGAGGGCTTTTGGTGCGGAGCTAGTTCTAACTGAACCCTCCCAAATCCCAATCCTAAGGTAACTATGGAAACCGTATTAAGAATATCGTATCGTATAAACGAATTATTTGATATGATATGGTGTATATTTTAGTTATGGAAATATTATATTGTATTAGGGTAATGTCATAGCCTAGCATATGTGTATATATTGGAACATTGTAAATTGGTGAAAGCAATACAAATCAATCGTTTACCTTCCTCTGTTAACTTTCTCATGGTATCACAGAGCTAgggtttcacaaaaaaaaaaaaaaacaaaactttctACGTTGAATCAAACAGAAAACGAAGATGCCAGGAGACGATGGCAAAAATACAAAACCCAAAAACATTCCCTCAAGTTCCCCTTTATATCTTCACCCATCAGATAATCCCAACCTATCCCTCACCCAAATCGTTTTCAATGGCGAAAACTACGATTTATGGGCCGCCGCAGTCAAAAACGGCTTAGATGCTAAGAACAAATTGAGCTTTGTTGAGGGAAAGGTCAAGCGACCATCTGATGTTGACGGAGAAGATGTAGAAGCAGTAGCATGGAGATCGTGTAATGCCATGTTAAAGGCATGGTTACGGAATGTAATCGACCCAAAGTTACATCCGAGCATAGCGTTTGAATTAACTGTTGCTGAAGTATGGGAGGAATTGAAGGATTGTTACTCGGCTGGGAACGCGCCAAGAGTGCACCAGTTGAAAGGGGAATTGATGGAATGCAAACAAGGAAGAATGACGGTTGTTGAGTATTACACAAAACTCAAAACCATATGGGATGAGCTTGCTAATTACAGTAAAATTCCGCCTTGCACTTGTGGTGCAGCGTCTGTAATGgcgaaagaaaaggaagaagaaaaagtcCATCAGTTTTTGATGGGACTCGATAAGAATTTATACGGTCATGTCCGTACAAATTTATTGATGGAAAACCCCATCACCACCTTACCACGCGCATATGCACTAGTCCTACGTGAAGAAAGGCATTCGAATGTGACGAAAGTGAAGGAGGAAAGCAACGAGGCAGCCATGTCCGTGAGGTCCTATGGAGCAGGAAGAGGCAAGGGGAGCTACACGAAAACAGAAGGAGAAGAGGAGGTTGAACCTCCACAATGCAGCCATTGTGGAAAATTTTATCACACGGAGGAAAACTGCTATGACAAGCACGGATATGAGGTTGTGAAAAGTAGagaaagaggaagaggaagacgcGGTGGATATGGAAGAGGACGTGGTAGGGGCAGGTCACAAGGTCGTGGACAGCAGGGTGCGTATCAAGCTAACGCCATGAGCAGCTCGTCGAGTAACAAGGAAGGAGATGCAGCCAAGCAGAACGTGAGGAGGAAATGTGAGGTGCATTAATATGTAAATTCGGAGTAAATTTCTTAAACTCACCACCATTATCCGAATAAAATCGACGAATTGATTTCCCAAAAAAAATTTCAACAAGAGCTCAAAATTTAAGAAAAACGGACTCGGTGTCGGATTTTTGTTTTAGCGGGTAAAGCCATATATAATGAGAGAAGTGATCAACAAAAATAACTTTGTTTCCTTTTCCCTTTCTTATAGacctccaaccaaacaccccctaaatctGACTAGAAGGACTAGGAGAAAGAATAGGAGTCGATTGACTCGGTTTTGAATCAGTTGCACATTGACTTGATTTTGTATCCTTAATAAATTCCTCTATAAATACAAACGAATGAATGAGGCTTAGTATTACACAACTACAAAATCAAGCTAATTCAGCAGTTTATTGTTTGTACGTGAGAATGGCAGCTAATTCCACCCTCATCAGCTTCAACCCACGATCAGCTGGTTTCTTTGAAGCTCCTTGTCAGGTAGCACGCAATCTGTTACTCCATTCAATCCATTTTTATTATATGGCTTGATCTAGTTTGACTAAATATCATATTTACGCAGGATGTCAAGGGTGAAAATAATGTATCATCGGTCCCGGTTTAAGACCTTTAATAAGATAGATACATGTATTCAagtacaacatattcatatacacGTTTTCTcgaatttttttctaaaatgagGTTTTATAACAAAGAATTTAAtgaaatggggtgactttgaaactAATTACCCTAAATGGGTCCATGTAGGCTCGGTTTTAGCGATGCTAGGATTAGGACTAAGGTCGCTGAGCAGGAAAGCGACTTGAGGCCAAACCGCTCAGCCGCCGAGCGActtagccaaaaaaaaaaaaaaaaaaaaaaaaaaaaaaaaaaaggtgtggTTCAGGGAAATAGAACCCGCGACGTAAAACCCTTCGACTTACAGTTCACACACTGACTAAAACACCAAGCATATTTTGATGATTTATTAGGGCGTTTAAATTAAATATTCAATGTTAAGACTATAAATGCATTTTGGACTTGAACAATATTTACTCAATATTAACTTTAAGCACTTGATTTTATCATATaaactagatttcatgcccgtgCGTTTCACGGTGACTAAATGTTGTTATGTTTTTAATAAGCTTATAAAAATGTCAATTCTTACATTGTGAAAATATATGTTTGTCATCGTTAAGTCAATTGACTTGTCAGACATTCAATCAATTTAATTTCAAGTCACGTTAAATTATATCGGTGTTATGCGTATTAACCTTATTTTTAATTTCAGTTCAATTCCGCCTAAGTTCATTTCGAGTCAATTTACTAACTTAGATATGATTCATATGAATTCAACTTGGAGTATCTTTCGGATATATCCTAAATATTACTCACAACAATGAACACCTTTATGTATATACGGAGTACTACCTAAAATAATGACACCTTTATGTGCGTGCTCTCTAAAaatttacacaaattctcattaatgACGGACAATATTCATTTGGGTGGATAAAAATAAATCATTTGTAATTTCCTGGAcactcttacttttgttttgtctACTAATATGAGTGATAATTGGCCTGTCACAGGCTTATGACAGATATACATACCCATCATAATAAAGACTTATTGATAAATATATGTACAAACCCTATGAGTAATCGTGATATCCAACTTATACATAAGTCAAAATTAGTATCAATATATATACTGCACCCATATTCCTATTGATAAAATTTAGGAGTTTTGGATTTATGGTAGTGTTCTTATTTGTATCAAAGTCTCGTAGAATACGGCTTCCCATGCACTATGAGTTTTATTATTCATGTAGTTTATCTTTTAACTTTCACAAAATTTGGAAAAAACGtcttttattaatttattaaaaGACCATTCTCCCGTTCTCTATATATTTTTTCGTGATCTTTTGATTATTTATCGTGACTCTACGTGACATTTTAACTTCATATCTATTTAATGATAAACGCACAATACAACTATTGTGAAATCGTCTTTTCGAATAATTACTCTTTTTTGTCAACCAGTGCGGTGTATATTTGAAGATAAATAAATAACCGcgacaaataaaataataattaaattttgTAATCCTTTATAATGAACTCTTTCTCTAGGGAGAAAAAGGAGGTTATTTATGAGCCTATCAATTTGCTTTAGCAAAATTATCTTTGGAGGGACTACGACTTCTTATAGGGTTCAATTATATGATGATAGGTATTTATGATAGAGTATTAGAGTTTGGTTTAGGCCTTTAATTTTATGCCTGATCTATTTCATTACTCCGTATTAGATTTGCCATTGTATATTTATTTTTGGTCAAAAAGATTTGCCATAGTATATGCAACCTCCTGATCATGTGTATAATTTTTTAGTCCACAGACTCCACACCTACAcaaaaaatatggaaaatataaAAACAAAGCAAGTTAGCTCTTATGAATCATCTTTGATAGTATGTATACGGTAAGATTTGATGATTTAGCGTCACTAATATGTATATCTATatgaataatatgataatttacACCTTAATATACATCATACTCCGTACATGTGTGAATAATATGTTAGAGGTACCGTAAATTGATGCTTACCAAGCGTGAATAATATGTTGAATAGTCTGGAATCTGCATGTGTCATTATTTCctgaaataaaaattaaatctcataaataaaaccaTCAAAATTGAAACACGATGCGTCCATGCTATATAATCTGAAGCTACAATATATAAAAGACCACTACAATATTagtcacaaaataaggtttgaaaGGACACATGTTAAGGTTTTTATAATGAGGGCCAGGGAGGGCATTTACGATTTTTTTATTTAGAGTAGAGATGTAGTTTTTGAATTGAATACATGGATCATAGTTCAAGTAAAATCCGTAAGATTTTAATAATGTAGTTATGTTTTAAAGATAAATTTTAGATAATAGttcaaaattttaattaaataacattaatatttaatattagTTTTATAATTTAGGTAGTTTTAAAAGTATGGACTCTCTCACgatgcctgaaaaaagcctcttttatatatatacattgattgattgatttgctTGGAGTGGACGAGTGGTGGTTAGGTTCTATAGACTAAATGTTGGTTTTGTGGGAGGTCCTATGTTCGAATCCATCTAaaagcgtttttttttttttttttttttttttgtggcaaACACCTAAGTTACGGTCTCTAAGGAAGCTTCCTATTGCAGTGAGCAATTTTAAAATACGTTTTTGCTGTGAAGCTCGAAAACTCGTATGTTAGACATAACCGGTTAAAAAAGATAGAAAGATGTGTCAGACAACCGTGCGATCATCTACAGTGCACCTACAATCGACTGATTGTTGGCAGCCGTTAATCACGCTCTGATAGCACGGCTATTGGTTCATCAACCACACCCAGTCACCTACCTCTGTAGATCTCAAGGATACAAAGATACAACCCTATAGGAAAGATCCTTTCAAGTAAGGTCATGCATAATAACCAACTTTGATCTAATATAAATATGTGTTTTTATACTACTTTGCCGGTGTGGTTATGCGACCGATGGTACAAAATATAGAAGGGCTATGGACTATATGAGTTTGTTTGAGGACTAGCAAAGTTTACGTTTTATCGAGTCATTTTAGATACGGTGGTCATTCTAATTAAGATATGTTCAAAGGTGACGAGACGGGTTTAGTACGTGTTTAGAGTGTCGATTAAGTGATATTCAAGGTGCCTAAGGGCGGTGTTTTATGGGCCTGGGAGCTGGGCCATAATACATATTTGTGTGTTGTGTTCGTAACACAATTATATTAGCTCTTGAGATGGATTTATAGCAAGTAACCCGAGAATGGAAGTTGAGCCAAGACCCGAGTTGGAATTATTATTTACCTTTGGGTAGTATTGAAACGAGCGAGGCTCAAGATGAAGAAGGCTTTATAGAGAAATATTTTCCCCCTTCTGAAACTTCATAACTAAAGAAGGCAATTAGCAATGTCGAGCAAAAGAATGGTGAGACATAAATGAGTCGTTGGTACACTAGACGTCGATTTCACTTTTGGGATTTTGCTGTGAGCATACACCCAATTATCGCTATTGTCTAAACCTCTTGTTTTTGTCTTGATTTTGCGTGCATGTCGAGCCACGAATGATTACTTCATTTCCGAAATGCTTCAAGCTCTTGCAACTGGTAGACAGGGGTATAAGTGTACAACACGATGGACAATAAGTTTGCAATAGCAATGGGCAGGGGTCGCACAAACGCAAACCCCCACACTTAAAAAATTATGACGTACGATCTCCCATTTGGGGAGACGTTAGGCAGGCGCACCAACCTAGGCCATGAACCTTGATCATTGACCCCGTCCAGGTAAGTAATTTGTTTTTAAAAGCTACCCATCTATAGTAGATGGGTTGTATGTAATTCGCTAAATATCCTTCTCTTATCTTATATACGTATTCTATTCTAACTATTTTCCTTAATGACCGATGTGGTAATCTAATAAATCTTTATTCTTATGTAATTTATACTCCGGTTATGggtgttccgggtgtgattccggagcaggatttgtgaccacgtaagcttgtagaatgatgtctttgcttgattcttcctttcgctctttcatgtttaagatgaacaaactgagggctcggcttggcaccgagtgtactcactccgacgctcaagtcagtaaacttaaagagattaagttgtgtgttacttggcaaagtatattgtagagagataagggagctTATACCAGactaatagtgagttttaggatgaattgtagatcgttttctcaatgaggattgaggagtatttataaactttcaccttttgtcacgtagtggccaagtggctagcaggtgaaaagactgttctaccctcggccgagggactcgtggcaggccggctggcctggttggcTCCATGCCGAGGgtactggatgtgagtacgcggatgtgcctcccggctggctagttgcctagccgagacccaagtgacaggccgacaggctgcgtcgattaggctgtctaatatgttgacttcctgtcttttggctttgaccttgctcagtatgttgactcggtcagcgggtgcagaatatgccccatcaatttgcccccagcgtagtctatgccgtggtatggaccttcgatgagtgttgagcgtattctgcgcaagttgaacttcttccccggcttcttcttcctcggtttggttctgttcaggccgtaccatatcccccctccgcatggatgtgtaatggacatcctatgtggaaaagaaaatggcgctggccgagaccaaggttgagagtgccgtttgtACTTTTGATTGCCCCTGGTCTTTGTCTTTGCtttgttgatcagctggccgttagcaagcagataccaaggagcgtgtcgaagaagtttggtaactgtatgtcgattgccattccgtggctgcatgcttgacacgtggcttggcattgattggtgaacgtttcatgggctttgccctgattggtccgcctcatgggctttgctctataaatagggcagtgtgccccgttttttggccatcaaacttcattttctcaaaaaaaaattcccctctcttagtttttcgaaggaatttctctctagtcttcaaagcgttactcggcgtagcactttttccaaggtaaacaaacaaatttttccaactttttaattgttaagtttttgttgtcactatgtcttctgcggatgctcaacccagtacctctgcgccggggggcgaaccgtcgcgtcctgatgaagaggagccactggttgtcaccccgatagggtttgggggtcccaagccgctttctcctgaaattgatgagcaatttttggagggttttgatgatgacgatgatgaggcgaccccttctgtcgtaaagaggccgcatttctcgtggcacggcgacgcctgttcgatcagtcctgatcgtgcctggacgaacaagttcgctagttgcTCCGGTTCTGACCTTTTTGAggatcattactccttcggcagggggtataaaataattgtccctgaggagggtcaggccgtctgttgccctcccgagggttgtatcggtgtatacatcagacacctggagtatgggctccggtttcctctgaatgaatacgttgctgccataattaaagccatgaatgtcgtcgtggcccaactgcatccgttggccatcaggacgattattggctttgtatggttgtgtctttttaaaggggaggccccaacggtgaacctattccgccggctccaccatcttcggcagactacccttggtggcacggggtggtatagcatactgaggaccgaggcgggttatgtcaccgtttccaagttgacatcttgcaaggactggaaggggcggtgggtatacgttgaggttccggaggactactcATTGCCGGTCCTTTCGagcgcgtcaatttgcggtgtgagaatcaaggggagcatgacaaatatgtctcctggaataagcttaagatggacgccttgaaggtctatcttaatgaggacgacaTTTCGGGCAATGAGGgcatttgaggccgagaaggatggcacgccgaagggatggatgccctcgacgcagatcgttcttcaggatgagctgctctgccacgtcggcctcataccggccctcatcCAGGGTGAGtcgggtcggtatgaggcccatctttgctttttatgtttctgtatttggaccttggtttatttcttttgcttaactcccgCTTCGTTTTTTTTGCGGACCGATTTGCCCGAATCGCTGTCTCCatcctcaagaggttgggacttgacgagaacgggagagttgttgagctgcatcctaaggccgggccacgtgatcgcagaccggcccctcacgaacttatggagcagcagttgaaggcactggatgtgGCGGCGGCTCAGCGCAGATTCTttggtaacgtgccgcgccggagaccaaagacaacgtctacggcggcaacggcgtcaactccagctcaatcttcaatccccgtagtccaaaaggagcgggtggtcgtcgatgttgaagaggaggtcactgttgtggagggtcctcctccttcaaataagagaaaagaggacgagcctgccgctgctgctgttaccgaggccgggAAAGGAAAGGGACCGCCGACCCTCGCTCAAGAAGGCTAAgacggtacggatctaacccatggctcggatttagcgagGTTCATTGGGCATTCTGATGACGGGCTttcgacatgtcaatgaatgttgacatggatgctttgtcagggttttttgtagatcagccgccgtcagctgtcgttctcactgaacggcaattggagaagcagcctgtgcagacgggcgataagaacgtcaccattgactcctcatcccagaaggtttcccctgctcagcttgtggcggaaggcagaaggttgtccaagaggctgggGAGGTGGACTGAAAtagccggcgctcatattatggagcaagaaacggTCATGGCTTCAACTGGCCCTGTGCTTGAACGTCTTAGGACCGAGCTTGCTGcttctaagaaggaggccgagaagtCGAAGAAAGACTTCCATGCCGCCAAGAAGGACCTCCTTgctgagcgaaaacttagggaggacgctgaaaaggcggtcctagccgagagagccaaggttgaggctgcggaggcCGTGTTTGCTAATTTCTTTGGAGGAGAAa from Silene latifolia isolate original U9 population chromosome 3, ASM4854445v1, whole genome shotgun sequence harbors:
- the LOC141648713 gene encoding uncharacterized protein LOC141648713; translation: MPGDDGKNTKPKNIPSSSPLYLHPSDNPNLSLTQIVFNGENYDLWAAAVKNGLDAKNKLSFVEGKVKRPSDVDGEDVEAVAWRSCNAMLKAWLRNVIDPKLHPSIAFELTVAEVWEELKDCYSAGNAPRVHQLKGELMECKQGRMTVVEYYTKLKTIWDELANYSKIPPCTCGAASVMAKEKEEEKVHQFLMGLDKNLYGHVRTNLLMENPITTLPRAYALVLREERHSNVTKVKEESNEAAMSVRSYGAGRGKGSYTKTEGEEEVEPPQCSHCGKFYHTEENCYDKHGYEVVKSRERGRGRRGGYGRGRGRGRSQGRGQQGAYQANAMSSSSSNKEGDAAKQNVRRKCEVH